One genomic window of Anguilla anguilla isolate fAngAng1 chromosome 13, fAngAng1.pri, whole genome shotgun sequence includes the following:
- the mcm2 gene encoding DNA replication licensing factor MCM2 → MADSSESYHMATSPPASRRGDLTSSPGRDLPPFEDESEGLLGDAHLEEEEDDGEELIGDGMERDYRAIPELDRYEAEGLAEDEDLSELSPGARAAAEAALDMRDRAEGLRGRMRTSLLYDSEDEDEGRPARKRRLAERAAEGAAGDGEDEEMIESIENLEDMKGHTVREWVSMAAPRLEIYHRFKNFLRTHVDEHGHNVFKEKISDMCKENKESLVVNYEDLAAREHVLAYFLPEAPTEMLKIFDEAAKEVVLAMYPKYDRIAHEIHVRICNLPLVEELRSLRQLHLDQLIRTSGVVTSCTGVLPQLGMVKYNCNKCNFILGPFFQSQNQEVKPGSCPECQSLGPFEINMEQTVYQNYQRITIQESPGKVAAGRLPRSKDAILLADLVDGCKPGDEIELTGIYSNNYDGSLNMANGFPVFATVIMANHIARKDEGVAVAELTDEDVKAIVALSKDERIGERIFASMAPSIYGHEDIKRGLALALFGGEPKNPGGKHKVRGDINVLLCGDPGTAKSQFLKYVEKVASRAVFTTGQGASAVGLTAYVQRHPVTREWTLEAGALVLADRGVCLIDEFDKMNDQDRTSIHEAMEQQSISISKAGIVTSLQARCTVIAAANPIGGRYDPSLTFSENVDLTEPIVSRFDVLCVVRDTVDPVQDEMLARFVVGSHIKHHPSNREGGVASLEDVVLPNSSDVPPIPQELLRKYVMYAKERVRPKLNQMDQDKVARIYSDLRRESMATGSIPITVRHIESMIRMAEAHARMHLRDYVLEDDVNMAIRVMLESFIDTQKFSVMRSMRKTFARYLAFRRDNNELLLFILKQLVSEQVAYQRNRYGAQQDTVEIPEKDLADKARQINIHNLSAFYDSEVFRFNRFSHDTKKKLILQQF, encoded by the exons ATGGCG GACTCGTCTGAATCGTATCACATGGCAACCAGCCCCCCGGCCTCCCGCCGTGGAGACCTGACCTCCAGCCCCGGCAGGGACCTCCCTCCCTTCGAGGATGAGTCCGAGGGGTTGCTAGGAGACGCGCacctggaggaagaggaagatgacgGGGAGGAATTGATTGGAGATGGGATGGAGAG GGACTACCGGGCCATCCCGGAGCTGGACAGGTACGAGGCGGAGGGCCTGGCCGAGGATGAGGACCTGTCTGAGCTCTCCCCCGGAGCCCGGGCGGCCGCAGAAGCAGCCCTGGACATGAGAGACCGCGCAGAGGGCCTGAGGGGCCGCATGAGGACGAGCCTACTGTACG ACAGCGAGGATGAGGACGAGGGCCGGCCGGCCCGTAAGCGGCGTCTGGCGGAGCGTGCGGCGGAGGGGGCGGCCGGGGACGGCGAGGACGAGGAGATGATCGAGAGCATCGAGAACCTGGAGGACATGAAGGGCCACACGGTGCGCGAGTGGGTGTCCATGGCCGCGCCCcgcctggagatctaccaccgCTTCAAGAACTTCCTGCGCACGCACGTGGACGAGCACGGCCACAACGTCTTCAAGGAGAAGATCAGCGACATGTGCAAAG AGAACAAGGAGAGCTTGGTGGTGAACTACGAGGACCTGGCTGCTCGGGAGCATGTGCTGGCCTACTTCCTGCCCGAGGCGCCCACCGAGATGCTGAAGATCTTCGACGAGGCGGCCAAGGAGGTGGTGCTGGCCATGTACCCCAAATACGACCGCATCGCACACGAGATCCACGTGCGCATCTGCAACCTGCCCCTGGTGGAGGAGCTGCGTTCCCTCAG GCAGCTGCACCTGGACCAGCTGATCCGCACCAGCGGGGTGGTGACCAGCTGCACGGGCGTGCTCCCCCAGCTGGGCATGGTCAAGTACAACTGCAACAAGTGCAACTTCATCCTGGGGCCCTTCTTCCAGTCCCAGAACCAGGAGGTCAAGCCCGGCTCCTGCCCCGAGTGCCAGTCCCTGGGCCCCTTCGAGATCAACATGGAGCAG ACCGTGTATCAGAACTACCAGCGAATCACCATCCAGGAGAGCCCGGGGAAGGTGGCGGCCGGACGGCTGCCGCGCTCGAAGGACGCCATCCTGCTGGCCGACCTGGTGGACGGCTGCAAGCCCGGCGACGAGATC GAGCTGACGGGGATCTATAGCAACAACTATGATGGCTCGCTGAACATGGCCAACGGCTTCCCGGTGTTTGCCACGGTGATCATGGCCAATCACATCGCGCGGAAGGACGAGGGCGTGGCGGTGGCTGAGCTCACGGATGAGGACGTGAAGGCCATCGTGGCTCTGTCCAAGGACGAGCGAATTGGGGAGAGG ATCTTTGCCAGCATGGCCCCCTCAATCTACGGGCACGAGGACATCAAGAGGGGGCTGGCCCTCGCTCTGTTTGGAGGGGAGCCCAAGAACCCAG GTGGGAAGCACAAGGTGCGCGGCGACATCAACGTGCTGCTCTGCGGGGACCCCGGCACGGCCAAGTCCCAGTTCCTCAAGTACGTGGAGAAGGTGGCCAGCCGGGCGGTGTTCACCACGGGCCAGGGGGCGTCGGCGGTGGGCCTGACGGCCTACGTCCAGCGCCACCCGGTCACCCGCGAGTGGACCCTGGAGGCCGGAGCCCTGGTGCTGGCCGACCGCGGCGTCTGCCTGATCGACGAGTTCGACAAG ATGAACGACCAGGACAGGACCAGCATTCACGAGGCTATGGAGCAGCAGAGCATCTCCATATCCAAGGCTGGGATCGTCACCTCCCTGCAGGCCCGCTGCACTGTCATCGCCGCGGCCAATCCCATCG GTGGCCGGTATGACCCCTCCCTCACCTTCTCGGAGAACGTGGACCTGACGGAGCCCATCGTTTCCCGTTTTgatgttctgtgtgtggttcGAGACACGGTGGACCCCGTCCAG GACGAGATGCTTGCCCGTTTCGTGGTGGGCAGCCACATCAAGCATCACCCCAGCAACAgggaagggggcgtggccagcctGGAGGACGTGGTGCTGCCGAACTCGTCGGACGTGCCCCCCATCCCGCAGGAGCTCCTGAGGAAGTACGTCATGTACGCCAAGGAGCGCGTGCGGCCCAAGCTCAACCAGATGGACCAGGACAAGGTGGCCCGGATCTACAGCGACCTGCGCAGGGAATCCATG GCGACGGGCAGCATTCCCATCACGGTCCGTCACATCGAGTCCATGATCCGCATGGCGGAGGCCCACGCACGCATGCACCTGCGCGACTACGTCCTGGAGGACGACGTCAACATGGCCATCCGCGTCATGCTGGAGAGCTTCATCGACACGCAGAAGTTCAGTGTGATGAGGAGTATGAGGAAG ACCTTCGCTCGCTACCTGGCCTTCAGGAGGGACAACAATGAGCTCCTGCTCTTCATCCTGAAGCAGCTGGTGTCGGAGCAGGTGGCCTATCAGAGGAACCGCTACGGGGCCCAGCAGGACACCGTGGAGATCCCAGAGAAAGACCTGGCAGACAAG GCCAGGCAGATCAACATCCACAACCTGTCTGCGTTCTATGACAGCGAGGTCTTCCGCTTCAACAGGTTCTCCCATGACACCAAGAAGAAACTCATCCTGCAGCAGTTCTGA